The Zingiber officinale cultivar Zhangliang chromosome 2A, Zo_v1.1, whole genome shotgun sequence genomic sequence CGCAAAAGTCTAACTCCTACTGAATGAATTCCTTAGAGAGATtggatattaatatttaattagcATAGCCACAAGTCCCAATCAATAGATTGCATACAAGAGTTTGTCAAatgaattcaaaatcaaattaaattgtaCATATACTGATATGCAAGTTTCTTGATTCCACAAACGCAGAAAGTAAGAGTGTAATTAGTCAATTTTAATCATAAAGCTACGAAATAAGAAAAACTGCATAAGTACATTAAAATTATACATATAATATGAAGCTAAGTCCAAAAGTTCCATCAACTACatcttaatcattttttttttgttaattattaATAACTCTTGGCACATTGATGTAGTATGGAAACAGATAAAAAGTCATGCAGAGGTCTAATACTGCTCTATGCAgcataagggataaaaaatttaTCATTAGCAAATAAATCATGGTACACAGAAAAAGAAAAGTTAAATACCggaaattttattatgcaaagaTGATTCAACATGAAAGAATCAGACCTCTTAAAGATTTTGACCAATACAAAGTAGGAAATAAATAATTcacaaaaaaagaaaataaacaatataaattaaacttgTAGCAATACTTCCCTACACTCTAAGCCAAAGCATTAGCAACTTAAAGTCTTCCTGAAAAATTTATTCTCCTGGAGAGGAGAACCTACCTAAATAAACTATTACAAATCAAAAACACCAAATaaaacaaaaatcatattttgtAATCTCTCCCCACCAAGAAGAACTCAACTTTGTTGTGTAGGAGAACAAgataatcaaaatcaaactttgaAATGCTGAGAATAGGTGCGCAGTGCACGGTGAAAAGGTGCCTCTAAAAGAGATAAATCTAGCACTTATTGTTGCATCAAAATCGAACATCTGGGGAACAATGAGACGAAGTTAGTCTACTATCAATTATGCTCTCAATTTGGGGAGTCGATTTCACCACAACGAGAAGCATATGTGGTCAAAGTTGCAGAAGCACAAGCATGGTCAAATCATTAGACAAAGAGGAAGGCTTGAATGTCCATTGATACCAATAAGTTCTCTACATCACAAACTAGACTAATATTCAATCAACAAAGTCAATACCAAAAGCATTAATATCAATTTTCTCACAATAGATATGGACCAATGGAGAAATCATAGAGTTTCTAGACGAAGTTTTTATGAAAGCATTAAGGGGAAAATGCAATCAAGAACATAATCTTCTAATAATACTCCAAATATGTATATGTCCCTTTCAACAACTATTTTGTAAATTTTATTACCTGAAGCAATTTTTATCCCTATTTTTTGTCAGGGTCAAACTGAATATCAGCATATACGGAAAGAAGGAAAATGGTAAGTAGATGTTTAATTTAGATTACTTTTGTTCCTATTTTGTAATTTGATTGTTTCCTAATTTATTTTAGATTCTTTAAAAGAGGTCTAATCCACATGCTAACACAAGTTTTGGGCTATTAGTTTATAGTGATATTTGAATTTTTTGCAGATGACCATGACTAGATTCCTGAGAGTACAATAACAAGGCAATGACTTCTCGATAGAAATCAACAGACTACAGTCCAAAAAGCATCTCTTTCTTGCCTCAATTCTAATCGCCGATCCTCCAACTGCTACACAAAGGTCGTTCGTCCCACATCGCCAAAATCAGGAATGCCGTGtaaaaaaatgaaggaaaattAAGATAAAAATAGGTGGCATACGGGTCAAGAAGTAGGAGATGGCGAAGATGCAGATGCCCCAGCAGACGGTGCGAACCTTGGCCTCCTCGATCAGATCTTGCAGAGTCTCCATGGGTCTCATCGCAGCGCTCTATCACTGGATCTCCTTGCCCTATCCGAATAAGGAGCGATTCCTGACCTGTGGACTGGAGGCAAATCAACCggcgatcggtcgatcgatcgccTCGCCTTACCAGTGCGGAGAGGCGGAGGGCCGGTAGAGGCAGTCGGAGTTTTCAGACCTAGAAGAAGAGACGggggaggaagggagaggggaagGGCGTGGAAGCGTCGGTCTTCTTCCTTAGGGAGGAGAAGAATCAGAAGGCGACCACGACTTGTTGGCTTGTTGCTCCACCTCCTCGCCTCTCTTCGTGTCGGGCTCTTTACGCTGTATCCCAGATACGACGTTATATTACACGTAATGGAAAACCGTTTTAACCTGCACGTTAAATAGTGCGATATGTTGAATAAATCAAATACGAGAAATATTCTTTTTAGTAAAAGAACAAAAATGCCCCCATTTAAATTAGGAACGATTTTATTTATCATTATTTTTGCTGATTTCTTTAGTgatataatttttttccttttgtatAATATCAATTACATCTATTAGATTAGATTGAGAGAATCAATTAGgatagaattttttatttttaaaatagattttaattattatactTCGGTATATATAATGATATAAATATTAACTCTGACAAAGTTGATTAACATCAATGCTGTCATTGCACATGTAATTATAGCTGCATttaagtttgtttatttatttatcaagctcattcaaatttttttaataaaatttgtatcaaatattaataaaaattactcTAATTTACAATTTTAGTAATTTTGAAGTTAGttgtttttaaaatattagatgtcttgttaatttattttttaaaaaataaaacaaaagaccagcgttttttttaattttttactaatatttttaattattttagaaattatctgaatttttaattattgtcttttagaaaatagaaaataaataaataaataaataaataaaaacgtaaactTCCACAAATCTTCCTCGCGCTTTCCTCCAACTTGCGGCTTGCACTCGTCGAAACTGCCTCCCAAATCCTTCCTTTATCGTCCCTCTTTCTCTTCGATCGCCAGCCAGCCTCCTCCGATCCATGGATCCCTCCGACCTCCGCCCGTCGCCCCGGCAGGAGATGCATCTCAAAGGCCCCCGCCCGTCGCCTCTCAGCCTCAAGGTCAGCAAAGACTCCCACACGATCAGGAAACCCCTCGCCGCCCCGCCGCCTCCCCACCGCGACCCAGTCATCATCTACTCCGTCTCCCCCAAGGTCATCCACGCTGACCCCAGCGAGTTCATGGCGCTCGTCCAGAAGCTGACCGGCCCGGACTCCGCGATCTCCCCCGCCGCCCGCATCGCTTCCTTCGAGAAATCCTCTCCGCCCGCGGATCTCGAGCCGGCGCTGTTCCCGGGGATTCTCTCGCCGATGCCCGCGGAGCTCCCGCCTATTTCGCCGAACATCTTCTCGCCCTCGGCGTCCGATCCCATCTTCTCTCTGGGACTGAGTCCGGATTTCGCCGACGAGAATCCCAACGCCAATTGGGGCAGCAACCTCCTGACTAGCCCTAATTACATTCCTTCCCCCGGAGCCTTCTGGGAGCTCCTACACCAGTGCCCAGGTTTCTAGGCCATGAAAACAAGATTTCGATTTTTTTTCCCCCCAAATTGGAAACTGAGGAATCTGCCACAATGCAAAGGAGGAAGCCGCTGCTGCAGATTGGAATCGTCCATGGAGTTTGAGGGCTGCATCTCTTCCATTGACTCTGCCTTCTTCTTGGCCAGGTAAAGCAATTGATCGcctgcaattttttttttaaaatacgcTCTGGCTTTCGTGATTGTCAAAATACCCCCTGCAATTCCTCACTTGTCACTGTGATAATCTGGCTTAGGAATTACAAGATCTTCGATTTGGCATGGCAATGCCTACATGGATGATGATGACATTCTCATTCGCCCCCGGGCACGGTGCGGCTCTAGGAGATTCGAATCTCAGAACCGAACAGTTAGGCTACTTGACCAAGCAGCTCGCGATTTCGGATTTACCCATTGAGAAGGCAGTCCACCTCTAGGACTAGATGAAGTTGCAGACAAGGAATCAAATAGTATAGAAAAGGTAATTATTGATAAATTCCATATTGATGCCATCTGATGCACTATCGAAGGTTGAGTTGCTTTGATGCCATCTGATGCAGCATGAGCCTTGTTAAATGTGAGACCATGGAGCCACTCCTCGGCGACTAAACTAGACCATCCATTCGTCGCACGGGTGTTCAATGTTGGCACTTTGTAGGAAGAACTTCACAGGCCAAGGCTACTATCAACAACTCACACCGcgcattttatttttctttttagagTTTCAGCTTCACCCTGACCTATAGATGCCCTGATTTGAACACTCACAGTCTGATGACAGGTGAAGTTGTTAATATTACTACATTTTCGATAACTTTATATGTGGTTTTGTGGTATCCGGTGTTCATCCCTGGAATCTCTATAGAACTTTGCTTACCTCAATCGCTATGTTGTTTCTTGCGACAAATCTTTAGCTTCACTCAGATTTTCACTTTATGCCATTCAGTCAGGAGCTGAAGTCAAACCTTTGATGGCTTCATTACTTGCTCAGAATTTGGAACGCACTTGGAATGTGTCTCTCATTCTTTTAGCATCTTTTCATGTCATATTTCTGAAAGAATTTTTCTAATCAATCAAACAATTCAAATACAGGATCCTGTTGTAGATTTATATAGCAATTTGCGAAAACAGAATTATAACAACGGAAGCTAAATATTGTAAATCGAGATTCGTCATCACTGCCTTCATGCCGCCACTCAATCTGTAAAAGAAAGAAGACAAGATTTGCAGCGGCGGACGACAATTGTATTTCTCCCTCCCATGGGATGAAAGATGAATCGATGCCTTAACCCTACGAAGACGGCAGGCTTTTAAATTAAATAACTTTTAATCTAAGTTCAAAAAGAATAGAAAAAACCGATTAATGGATTTCCATGCACATAATCCATATCTATTAAACCAAACTCATAATAATTCATCGATTAGATCACTTTATTGACAATACCGTGTGTTATAATCTTAACATGTAAGCCCACTAAACGAAGAAACAAAATCCAAGAACTTCACTCTTCGCGAGATCACACAGAGAATGTTGGACAATCTTGTAGTCGGAGATAGAAGTAAAAGATCTAAATTTACAAAACACTAAATTCAGACTTATCTGTTAAGTTGATCTGAGTTGATAATCTCATACcgtcaagcaaggaagaaagagtTGTTTGAGATGACTAAGTTGGCTAGAAAATTGGGTCGCTTTGTATGCCCAAGTGCAGACTCTTGATTCCCAAGTGCAGACTCTTGATTGTCGAGTCTGAGTATCGAGTGTGAGTGCAGACTTTCGACTGCCAAGTCTGAGTACAAACTCCCAAGTGCAGACTCCCAAATATCGAGTCCAAGTGCAAACTCCCGACTGCTGAGTTCAAGTGTCGAGTCCGAGCGCAGACTCCCGACTATCAACTCTTGACTCCAAGTGTGAAAAAGAAGATGTCGAGGTCTGCTTTcaagtaattttcttaaaacagATTTGTCCTCCTCTGACTGTACTTTTGGTTATGATGGACGGtagtttcccaagatacaactaTAGGACCACGTACACAACCAAATACTAGTTGTTCGTAGTGAACTAAAAAAGAATCTGATTGCTATTATGGGCAAACCACTAAGTGGAAATGCAAGATAGAGAGAATATTTGGGGAACGAAGGTGGATGGAGATTCTCTTCTTTGCTATAGCTTTCGCTTCTGCATCACTCTCCTGCTCAAGACTATGGTCTCTTTATATAGGAGTATCATCCCTCATTTATATTGAAAGCCGAGAAAAGGTTATTCAATGCCCAAGACTTAATAATAGCCGTCGACCCTCAATGATCGGTCATTACTATCTGAGAGGTTACGAAATCATCATTAACAATACTTAATGCTTTCGTTGCCCTCTTAAGCAACAAGCAAAAAGAAATCATGTAGTAAAATGTTGGTTGTTATACTTGAGCAAATTTTGCCATGACTGATCCAATTTTCGTGCACGCAGGTCATGTTCATATataagtcaacttggttcagtgcaatacTAATCCTAGATTTGCACACCTCCCCATGCACctacgcgtgagagagagtcttgccccatgcatttgttcatatcATATATACATGTgaaacaatataaaccaacacTAAATCCATAAAActtccaatgtgagactaaaatctcattcacaatgaagTCTCCTTCTTCCACCTCTTGTTTTCCATTCATATTTCTAACAATCCTCTCCCTCCCCCCCCCCCTAAATGAATGGAAACATGGTATCTAatagcattcagcagttgagttCAGTATAAGATAAGTAGATTTTATCCTTTGAATCTCCCCTTGTGAAGATCTATTTACTTATTAGCTGACAACTGACAATAGACATGATGCCCTTGACATTTACTATCGTTTGTGTAAATATTAGCATATCTCACCTAGGACTCTTCTTAATATATCTCAGTTCTCATAAGTATATTCATTTTTAGCCATGAACACACATGGTTCTATGAAGAATTCTAAGAATTGTACCTTAATTCTCTTCGAAGTGGTcatacttctttctcacataagtGATCTCCTAAGAGTAATCTACATTATTTGACTAGATCATTAAAAGTTATGTgcttaacctccatccttcactgatctATTGGGTTGTTCCCCATAATAAGTAATTTTAAGGGTGCAGTTAAGctatccctttgaacctagttcttggaatCTCCAATCTGCATAGATTGGGTTTCCTTTGCACTGACATTTCTCATCAGCATCAAGCTCATCCCTCACAATAAGTTTACAACTAACTCTCTATTTAATCCTTTGATTAAAAAATCTGCTATATTAtcatttgacttcacatagtcaacagtgataactacTGTTGAGAGTGGttgcctaatggtattatatcTACAACGTATATGTCTAGATTTATTATTATACAGATGACTCTATGTCTAGccaattgttgattgactatcacaatgtatgcaaattgtcaGCATCAGTTTTAGCCATCTAGGAACATCTTCTAAGAACTATTATAGTTGTCAAGAGCTATAAACTCATATTCCATTGTAAATCTGGTTATTATGGTTTATATAGAAGATTTCTATGAAATGATTGCACTTTCTAAAGTGAATATATACCCACTAGTAGACTTCTAATCTTTCATGTTAGATATCCAATTTGTATtattgtatccttcgatcataaCAAGATATCTCGTAAGGGCAATTCATATTCATGAGTATACTGTTAGTCCCTtagaggccggcaagagaggggtgaattgccctgaaatgaaaaacaaacctttctcgacttttcaaactaagttAGAAAAAACACTTGTTTATAAACAAAaagtaaatttataaaataaggaCAGAGGAaagaaagatttacttggtttgcaataagaggattactaatccaaggcaaatgaagctcactaaaatctcttTTAGGTGAAGTAGCCTTTTTACAATGTTGTCAGCTCATAAAAGTAGTAGAATAGAAAGAGAATTCGTTTACAAGTATTGTTTCTAACTGCTGGTGTAATTAGCCTcaagagttttgatgtttgaaaatatacctaagtttggttagtttgaccaagggtttatCTAAACAGGActtaatgtttggaagagagaagtttaGTCAGGTCTAGATGACTAGTAAAAGTCCTAACttaggcaagggtaagtcctagtgagtgaagctaggcaataaaAATCCTAAGGAGAtgtaaccttaggtggtggaagtcctagtaagtaaagctagaccctaatgagtaaagctagatggtaaaaaccctagggggaggtaatcttAAGTGGTTGAAGtcttaatgagtgaagctagacaatggaaatcctaggggaggtaaccctaggtaatggtaAAGTCTTGGATGTTGTCTAAGCATGAAgcttagtaggtcgggtagacttaCAAGAGTGTGACTTGATCCTGagggattgacccttaggtggtagacttggaggagaGACCTCCAAGCAAGAGGTAAGTCTAATGGGTCAGACAGACTTACAGATATATGCTAGGTTGCCTGTTTGTGTTTGTATGATTGTTTTGCAGGAATCTGGAGCCGAAAGAAAAACAGAAATAAGACAAACACAAATGGATGAACCGGACCTGACTCGGGTTGAACTGGACTCAAACTAGTTCAATAGACTGAACTAGTGATTTTGTAAACCGACTGGACTTGGTTCAAATTGCTGAGTTATGAAATGTTGATATGGAAGATGATGTGGTAAAAGATCtaatttatttttatgatttGGATGAGGATAAGGATAAGTCAGATGATTAGGATAGAGATAAGGCTTGATCCATATATTGCTTTATCCAGATA encodes the following:
- the LOC122041220 gene encoding protein MKS1-like → MDPSDLRPSPRQEMHLKGPRPSPLSLKVSKDSHTIRKPLAAPPPPHRDPVIIYSVSPKVIHADPSEFMALVQKLTGPDSAISPAARIASFEKSSPPADLEPALFPGILSPMPAELPPISPNIFSPSASDPIFSLGLSPDFADENPNANWGSNLLTSPNYIPSPGAFWELLHQCPGF